Proteins found in one Limnothrix sp. FACHB-406 genomic segment:
- a CDS encoding tol-pal system YbgF family protein: MSRPPEIDRVIEAFKNKDYRTAARLLNPLLTSHPRDPWVQLYAARLHELAGRPTVAEPIYRELLKNTTNPNPKILAQARQGLQRLETADRTQRQAAITQARAAASQATHQGTNQGDRLPKPAHGILILEPIASDDRPEAAKQFARIFDLDPYTARMQLPSRDWRLYRTGLLGELQVYAEALQSHQIPCFCVDEKAVQAVKTFTIKHFQSVDPDPIVICENDRHQLGTLAFRWAEVSQRVLGAVPVVESVIDLNARGQIVRRDQTQDWVPLVDLHLPDRGCILRLCESAYQFDRGVAFAPMGFSPNSFVQELDDGRPTRRTQWNALVTFVAQQTPIARVFDRFTGFAETALDYRELLDRLNPQIPVPRRNAQPMREDAAFALYSRVSFCRPNSPIR; this comes from the coding sequence ATGAGTCGTCCTCCCGAAATCGATCGCGTGATCGAAGCCTTTAAAAACAAGGACTATCGCACCGCCGCCCGGTTGCTGAATCCACTGCTCACCAGCCACCCACGCGATCCTTGGGTGCAACTCTATGCGGCGCGGCTCCATGAGCTGGCGGGGCGGCCGACGGTGGCGGAACCCATTTATCGAGAGCTGCTAAAAAACACAACCAACCCCAATCCCAAGATTTTGGCCCAAGCTCGCCAGGGGTTGCAGCGCTTAGAAACGGCCGATCGCACCCAACGCCAAGCCGCCATTACCCAAGCCCGAGCCGCCGCCAGCCAAGCTACCCATCAAGGCACGAACCAGGGCGATCGACTCCCAAAACCAGCCCACGGCATTTTAATTTTGGAGCCGATCGCCTCGGACGATCGCCCGGAAGCGGCGAAACAATTTGCCCGCATTTTTGACTTAGATCCCTACACCGCCCGGATGCAGTTGCCCAGCCGCGATTGGCGACTCTATCGCACCGGCCTCTTGGGAGAACTGCAAGTCTATGCGGAAGCCCTCCAATCGCACCAAATTCCCTGCTTTTGTGTGGATGAAAAAGCGGTACAAGCCGTCAAAACTTTCACCATCAAGCATTTTCAATCCGTTGATCCAGACCCGATCGTGATTTGCGAAAACGATCGACACCAGTTGGGAACCTTGGCTTTTCGGTGGGCAGAGGTGAGCCAGCGCGTGTTAGGAGCCGTGCCCGTGGTGGAATCGGTGATTGATTTGAATGCACGCGGCCAAATTGTGCGCCGAGATCAAACCCAAGATTGGGTTCCTCTTGTGGATTTGCATTTACCCGATCGGGGCTGCATTTTGCGCCTTTGTGAAAGTGCCTATCAGTTCGATCGGGGTGTGGCCTTTGCACCCATGGGATTTTCGCCCAACTCCTTTGTGCAGGAATTGGATGACGGTCGCCCCACCCGGCGCACCCAATGGAACGCCCTCGTGACCTTTGTGGCTCAACAAACCCCGATCGCCCGGGTGTTTGATCGGTTCACCGGTTTTGCGGAAACAGCCTTGGATTACCGAGAATTGCTCGATCGGCTCAATCCCCAAATCCCTGTTCCTCGCCGCAACGCCCAGCCCATGCGCGAAGATGCCGCCTTCGCCCTTTACAGCCGCGTCAGCTTCTGTCGTCCTAACTCTCCGATTCGCTAG
- a CDS encoding nuclear transport factor 2 family protein, translating to MAQVWRRLRVAILGAVIGAIGTGAMVCPQSPAAALTQPHRAETQPERPPMPPRMPPRTPPRMRSPVELTENQVRSRLEGLLAAIKNQDIEAIVSFYAPNAAIRATVNLAGGSQMIRLDGRQQIRDLLELAYPQMRMTAVRYEDLVIEISPDRSQAVVTCTLFQSALARDQPLNSVANQRLVFRVIDQEILITEDISEETSRSFPKN from the coding sequence ATGGCACAGGTATGGCGGCGGTTGCGAGTGGCGATCCTCGGCGCTGTAATTGGCGCGATCGGAACCGGAGCCATGGTTTGCCCGCAGTCGCCGGCCGCCGCCCTCACTCAGCCCCACCGGGCCGAGACCCAACCGGAGCGCCCCCCAATGCCACCCCGAATGCCACCCCGAACGCCACCCCGGATGCGTTCACCCGTGGAATTGACCGAAAATCAGGTTCGATCGCGCTTGGAAGGGCTGCTGGCCGCCATCAAAAACCAAGATATTGAGGCGATCGTCAGCTTCTATGCACCTAATGCGGCAATTCGGGCAACGGTGAACCTCGCCGGAGGATCTCAAATGATTCGGCTTGACGGTCGCCAACAAATTCGAGATTTGCTGGAGCTAGCCTATCCCCAAATGCGCATGACCGCCGTTCGCTACGAAGATTTGGTGATTGAGATTTCGCCCGATCGCTCCCAAGCGGTGGTGACCTGCACCCTGTTTCAGTCAGCGCTGGCTCGCGATCAGCCCCTGAACAGTGTGGCGAATCAGCGGTTGGTGTTTCGCGTCATTGATCAAGAAATTCTGATTACCGAAGATATTTCTGAGGAAACGAGTCGTAGCTTTCCCAAAAATTAA
- a CDS encoding ribulose bisphosphate carboxylase small subunit codes for MKTLPKERRFETFSYLPPLSDQQIAKQIQYMIDQGYIPGVEFNENSDPEVYYWTMWKLPLFNARSVQEVLTEVQACRSEYGNCYIRVVGFDNIKQCQSVGFIVHRPNLSRY; via the coding sequence ATGAAGACTCTGCCCAAAGAGCGTCGTTTTGAGACCTTCTCGTATCTGCCTCCCCTCAGCGACCAACAGATCGCCAAGCAAATCCAGTACATGATCGACCAGGGCTACATCCCCGGTGTTGAGTTCAACGAGAACTCGGATCCCGAGGTGTACTACTGGACGATGTGGAAGTTGCCTCTGTTCAACGCGCGTTCGGTGCAAGAAGTGTTGACCGAAGTGCAAGCTTGCCGCTCGGAATATGGCAACTGCTACATCCGTGTTGTGGGCTTCGACAACATCAAGCAGTGCCAATCGGTGGGCTTCATTGTGCACCGTCCTAACCTGAGCCGCTACTAA
- a CDS encoding chaperonin family protein RbcX yields the protein MDLKQIAKDTAKTLQSYLTYQAMRTVLAQLHETNPPKAVWLHRFSAESNLQDGEAYLQSLLTVDPDLAFRLMTVRDELVSDVTDYLPEMVREGVQKSNGHLRRQHLERLTQLVLAEEPDRLLESERRSGDHSIDD from the coding sequence ATGGATCTCAAGCAAATTGCCAAGGATACGGCCAAAACGCTGCAAAGCTATTTGACCTACCAGGCAATGCGGACTGTCCTCGCGCAACTACATGAAACTAATCCCCCCAAGGCGGTTTGGCTGCATCGGTTTTCGGCGGAGAGCAACTTGCAAGATGGGGAAGCCTATTTGCAATCCCTGCTGACTGTTGATCCGGATTTGGCCTTTCGTCTGATGACGGTGCGTGATGAGTTGGTCAGTGATGTGACTGACTATTTGCCGGAGATGGTGCGTGAAGGGGTTCAAAAGTCCAATGGCCATCTCCGTCGCCAGCACCTCGAACGGCTAACACAACTGGTTTTGGCTGAGGAACCCGATCGACTCCTGGAATCGGAGCGGCGATCGGGTGACCACTCGATCGATGATTAA
- the era gene encoding GTPase Era: MLEALNLGIPTAPDDFRSGFVGIVGRPNVGKSTLMNGLVGQKVAIVSPIAQTTRNRLRGILTRDDAQIVFVDTPGIHKPHHELGKVLVANARMAIHSADLLLFVVDGSVEAGGGDRFVAEWLAQAPVPVVLGLNKIDLQTDPTVEASYAALAADRGWPIVRFSALQSEGTEDLLQALIDRLPPGPFYYPPELVTDRPERFIMGELIREQILLHARDEIPHSVAVEIDRVEETPKITRVLATIHIERASQKAILIGKGGSMLKAIGTAAREQIQKLIDGKVYLELYVKLQPKWRRSPARLADLGYRIEED; encoded by the coding sequence ATGCTAGAGGCGCTGAACTTGGGAATTCCGACGGCTCCCGACGATTTTCGATCGGGCTTTGTGGGAATTGTGGGGCGGCCAAATGTGGGCAAGTCCACGCTGATGAATGGTTTGGTGGGGCAAAAAGTAGCCATTGTCTCCCCGATCGCCCAAACCACTCGCAACCGACTGCGGGGCATCCTGACCCGGGATGATGCACAAATTGTGTTTGTAGACACGCCCGGCATTCATAAGCCCCACCACGAATTGGGCAAAGTGTTGGTGGCCAATGCACGCATGGCCATCCATTCGGCGGATTTGCTGCTGTTTGTGGTCGATGGGTCGGTGGAAGCAGGCGGGGGCGATCGCTTCGTGGCCGAGTGGCTGGCCCAAGCACCCGTGCCGGTGGTTTTGGGGCTGAACAAAATTGATCTGCAAACGGATCCGACGGTGGAAGCGTCCTACGCGGCCCTGGCGGCCGATCGGGGTTGGCCGATCGTGCGGTTTTCGGCGCTCCAGAGCGAAGGGACAGAAGACCTATTGCAGGCGCTGATCGATCGACTGCCGCCGGGCCCGTTTTATTACCCCCCGGAATTGGTGACCGATCGCCCCGAACGATTCATTATGGGCGAACTAATTCGCGAGCAAATTTTGCTCCATGCCCGGGACGAAATTCCCCATTCCGTGGCGGTGGAAATCGATCGGGTAGAGGAAACCCCGAAAATTACCCGCGTATTAGCCACCATTCACATTGAACGGGCCAGCCAAAAGGCAATCTTGATCGGCAAAGGTGGTTCCATGCTGAAGGCGATCGGCACGGCAGCCCGCGAACAAATTCAAAAGTTAATTGATGGCAAGGTTTACCTGGAGTTGTACGTGAAGCTGCAACCCAAATGGCGGCGATCGCCCGCTCGCCTGGCCGATTTGGGTTACCGAATTGAAGAAGATTAG
- the tyrS gene encoding tyrosine--tRNA ligase, with protein sequence MAASNFDWLHRGTADIFPNQPDSADPTQNLERLLATTDRPLRVKLGIDPTGSDIHLGHSIPVRKLRAFQDAGHTAVLIIGDFTARIGDPTGKSEVRKQLTEAQVQANAETYLEQVRSILDFETPGRLEVRYNSEWLAKLDLGKILELLSTMTVGQMLAKEGFAERYQQESPIFLHEFLYPLMQGYDSVAVRADVELGGTDQKFNLAVGRDLQRHFGQKPQFGLLTPILIGTDGVQKMSKSLGNYVALREDPLTMYSKLEKVADAQLETYFELMTDLPLDQLPENPRDRQKLLALEITQQIHGEAIALQAQKDAMNLVSGGGGAENVPEFSLAQVEFPAPIFYLLSATKLCTTSSEARRQIQGGGVKLDGEKLADVNQKFESAADLLGKVLQVGKKKFVRLVA encoded by the coding sequence ATGGCAGCGTCTAACTTCGATTGGCTCCATCGCGGAACCGCCGATATTTTTCCCAACCAACCCGACTCAGCGGATCCGACCCAGAACCTAGAGCGGTTGTTGGCCACGACCGATCGCCCCTTGCGCGTCAAGCTCGGCATTGACCCCACCGGCAGCGATATTCACCTGGGGCACAGCATTCCCGTCCGCAAATTGCGCGCTTTCCAGGATGCGGGCCACACCGCTGTTCTGATTATTGGCGATTTCACCGCTCGCATTGGCGACCCCACCGGTAAATCGGAAGTGCGCAAGCAACTGACCGAAGCGCAAGTGCAAGCCAACGCGGAAACCTATTTGGAACAGGTGCGATCGATCCTGGATTTTGAAACGCCTGGCCGCCTGGAGGTGCGCTACAACTCCGAGTGGTTAGCCAAGCTGGACTTAGGCAAAATCCTGGAACTCCTCAGCACCATGACCGTTGGCCAAATGTTGGCCAAGGAAGGATTTGCAGAGCGCTATCAGCAGGAAAGCCCCATCTTTTTGCATGAATTTCTTTATCCGTTGATGCAGGGCTACGACTCCGTGGCCGTGCGGGCGGATGTGGAACTGGGTGGCACAGACCAAAAGTTCAACCTAGCCGTAGGGCGAGATTTGCAGCGCCACTTTGGTCAAAAACCGCAATTTGGATTGCTCACGCCCATTTTGATCGGGACAGATGGGGTGCAAAAAATGTCCAAATCCTTGGGGAACTATGTGGCCCTGCGAGAAGACCCGCTCACCATGTATTCCAAGCTGGAAAAGGTGGCCGATGCGCAACTGGAAACCTACTTTGAACTGATGACGGATTTACCGTTGGATCAGTTGCCCGAAAATCCCCGCGATCGCCAGAAATTGTTGGCCCTGGAAATTACCCAACAAATCCATGGCGAGGCGATCGCCCTGCAAGCCCAAAAAGATGCCATGAATTTGGTGTCGGGCGGTGGCGGTGCGGAAAATGTACCGGAATTTTCCTTGGCGCAGGTGGAATTTCCGGCTCCAATTTTCTATCTTTTGAGTGCCACAAAGTTATGCACCACCAGTAGCGAAGCCCGTCGCCAAATTCAAGGGGGCGGTGTGAAACTGGATGGCGAAAAGCTGGCGGATGTGAACCAAAAGTTTGAATCGGCGGCGGATTTGTTGGGCAAAGTGCTGCAAGTGGGAAAAAAGAAATTTGTGCGATTAGTCGCTTAG
- a CDS encoding PH domain-containing protein: MFKSLASDALGLSDIGVVIRPQDYGKVDADDYIINEEGEKIYFLIKSKMDEYCFTNLALIHVDGTSAVSKKRTLRRFNYAHHAISHVTLETAGTLDRDVEIKFSMGSQHYSIDVAKVHIHELKDLYKALLKIALIQQENTAFHGYAQTSLNTAATTISRSTSTSTAEEQFKAINQYAFNWLKLAHESYVRKDFGEVFEKFINN; the protein is encoded by the coding sequence ATGTTTAAGAGTTTGGCTTCGGATGCCTTGGGTCTCAGTGATATTGGGGTGGTGATTCGTCCCCAGGATTACGGCAAGGTTGATGCGGACGACTACATCATCAATGAAGAAGGCGAGAAAATCTATTTTTTGATTAAGTCCAAGATGGATGAATATTGCTTCACCAACTTGGCCCTAATCCATGTGGATGGCACATCGGCTGTCAGCAAAAAACGCACTTTGCGGCGCTTTAACTATGCCCACCATGCCATTTCCCATGTGACTTTGGAAACGGCGGGAACGCTCGATCGGGATGTGGAAATTAAGTTTTCCATGGGCAGCCAGCATTACTCGATCGATGTGGCCAAAGTCCATATTCACGAACTCAAGGACTTGTATAAGGCCCTGCTGAAAATTGCCTTGATTCAGCAGGAAAATACTGCGTTCCACGGCTATGCACAAACCAGTTTGAACACGGCGGCCACCACCATCAGTCGATCGACCAGCACTTCAACGGCCGAAGAGCAATTCAAGGCAATTAACCAATACGCATTCAATTGGTTAAAGCTGGCCCATGAGTCCTATGTACGCAAGGATTTTGGGGAAGTTTTCGAGAAGTTTATTAATAACTAG
- a CDS encoding bifunctional nuclease family protein, whose protein sequence is MVEMKVAGIALDAASRTPIVLLRDTADRRALPIYIGPDQAKAIISAMEDRPPPRPLTHDLMANLLQAWEMTLEKVIVHSLQDGTFYAVLCVRQGDVQKDIDARPSDAIALALRTDSPIWVMEEVIADASVPVDRDADEAEQAAFRDFLANLRPEDFSERGNRFQGEPTSESES, encoded by the coding sequence ATGGTGGAAATGAAGGTTGCGGGAATTGCATTGGATGCGGCGAGCCGCACGCCGATCGTGTTGCTTCGAGATACGGCCGATCGGCGTGCCCTCCCGATCTACATTGGGCCGGATCAAGCCAAGGCGATCATCAGTGCCATGGAGGATCGGCCACCGCCACGCCCGCTCACCCATGATTTGATGGCGAATCTGCTCCAGGCTTGGGAAATGACCCTGGAGAAGGTGATTGTCCATTCGCTGCAAGATGGCACGTTCTATGCGGTGCTCTGTGTACGGCAAGGGGATGTGCAAAAGGATATTGATGCGCGTCCAAGCGACGCGATCGCCCTGGCCCTGCGCACCGATAGCCCCATTTGGGTGATGGAGGAGGTGATTGCCGATGCTTCGGTGCCGGTCGATCGGGACGCGGACGAGGCCGAGCAAGCCGCTTTTCGGGACTTTCTTGCCAATTTACGCCCGGAGGACTTCTCGGAGCGGGGCAATCGTTTCCAGGGCGAGCCGACTAGCGAATCGGAGAGTTAG
- a CDS encoding form I ribulose bisphosphate carboxylase large subunit, giving the protein MAYAQTQSKAGYDAGVKDYKLTYYTPDYTPKDTDILAAFRMTPQPGVPPEEAGAAVAAESSTGTWTTVWTDLLTDLDRYKGRCYDLEPVPGEDNQYIAYIAYPLDLFEEGSVTNLLTSLVGNVFGFKALKALRLEDLRIPVAYLKTFQGPPHGIQVERDRINKYGRPLLGCTIKPKLGLSAKNYGRAVYECLRGGLDFTKDDENINSQPFQRWRDRFLFVADAIHKAQAETGEIKGHYLNVTAATCEEMLKRAEYAKELEMPIIMHDFLTAGFTANTTLSHWCRNNGVLLHIHRAMHAVIDRQKNHGIHFRVLSKCLRMSGGDHIHTGTVVGKLEGDQAVTLGFVDLLRENYIEQDRSRGIYFTQDWASMPGVMAVASGGIHVWHMPALVDIFGDDAVLQFGGGTLGHPWGNAPGATANRVALEACVQARNEGRNLLREGGDILREAARWSPDLAVALELWKEIKFEFEAVDTV; this is encoded by the coding sequence ATGGCTTACGCACAGACGCAATCAAAAGCTGGCTACGACGCTGGCGTAAAAGACTACAAGCTGACCTATTACACGCCGGACTACACGCCGAAAGATACTGATATTTTGGCTGCGTTCCGCATGACCCCGCAACCGGGCGTTCCCCCGGAAGAAGCTGGGGCAGCCGTGGCCGCTGAGTCCTCGACTGGGACTTGGACCACTGTGTGGACTGACCTGCTGACCGACCTCGATCGCTACAAGGGTCGTTGCTACGATCTAGAGCCGGTTCCCGGTGAAGACAACCAATACATTGCCTACATCGCCTATCCCCTGGATCTGTTCGAAGAAGGCTCCGTTACCAACCTGCTGACCTCGCTGGTGGGTAACGTTTTCGGCTTTAAGGCCCTGAAAGCGCTGCGTCTGGAAGACTTGCGGATTCCCGTCGCTTACCTGAAGACCTTCCAAGGCCCCCCGCACGGGATCCAAGTAGAGCGCGATCGGATCAACAAGTACGGTCGTCCCCTGCTGGGTTGCACCATCAAACCCAAACTGGGTCTGTCGGCGAAGAACTACGGTCGTGCAGTGTACGAATGTCTGCGCGGCGGTCTGGACTTCACCAAAGACGACGAAAACATCAACTCGCAGCCCTTCCAACGTTGGCGCGATCGCTTCTTGTTTGTGGCTGATGCCATTCACAAGGCGCAAGCGGAAACCGGCGAAATCAAGGGTCACTACCTGAACGTGACCGCTGCCACCTGCGAAGAAATGCTGAAGCGGGCCGAGTACGCCAAAGAACTCGAAATGCCCATCATCATGCATGACTTCTTGACGGCTGGCTTCACCGCCAACACCACCCTGTCGCACTGGTGCCGTAACAACGGCGTGCTGCTGCACATCCACCGCGCTATGCACGCGGTAATCGACCGTCAAAAGAACCACGGGATCCACTTCCGCGTGCTGTCGAAGTGCTTGCGGATGTCCGGTGGTGACCACATCCACACCGGTACGGTGGTCGGTAAGCTGGAAGGCGACCAAGCCGTGACCCTGGGCTTTGTGGACTTGCTGCGCGAAAACTACATCGAGCAAGACCGCAGCCGTGGGATCTACTTCACCCAAGACTGGGCTTCGATGCCGGGCGTGATGGCCGTGGCTTCGGGTGGTATCCACGTTTGGCACATGCCCGCACTGGTTGACATCTTCGGCGATGACGCGGTGCTGCAATTCGGCGGTGGTACGCTGGGTCACCCCTGGGGTAATGCTCCGGGTGCAACGGCCAACCGCGTGGCTCTGGAAGCTTGCGTCCAAGCCCGTAACGAAGGCCGCAACCTGCTGCGTGAAGGCGGCGACATCCTGCGTGAGGCTGCTCGTTGGTCTCCTGACCTGGCTGTGGCCCTGGAACTGTGGAAGGAAATCAAGTTCGAGTTCGAGGCGGTTGATACCGTCTGA
- a CDS encoding universal stress protein yields the protein MHIPKRGKHKVFIGMAPGVGKTYRMLEEGQQLKAEGVDVVIGLLETHGRKETADKAIGLEVVPPAQIAYQNRLLPEMDVAAICDRQPQLVLIDELAHTNVPTSDRPKRYQDVELILAAGIDVFSTLNIQHLESLNDLVTQITGVVIRERVPDRILEEANEVVVIDVTPETLEERLQDGKVYALDKIPQALTNFFQRRHLIALRELALREVADNVEEQAIDQDPSTPFCNIHERVLVCVSTYEGSMRLLRRAARLASYMNAPLYGLFVCPPDRFLSKSEALQIEGCQRLCEEFGGEFLQVQASNIPQAIAKVARDYRITQIVLGETRRSRWQLLLRGSLTYRLMNLLTEQSVDLHIMSHDSRAPRSQNSAES from the coding sequence ATGCATATTCCCAAACGCGGTAAACATAAAGTCTTTATCGGCATGGCTCCCGGTGTTGGCAAAACTTACCGCATGTTGGAAGAAGGCCAGCAATTAAAAGCAGAGGGCGTGGATGTGGTGATTGGGTTATTGGAAACCCATGGCCGCAAAGAAACCGCCGACAAAGCGATCGGATTGGAGGTGGTTCCCCCCGCCCAAATTGCTTATCAAAATCGATTGCTGCCGGAAATGGATGTGGCCGCCATTTGCGATCGCCAGCCCCAGTTGGTGTTAATTGATGAGCTGGCCCATACGAATGTGCCCACGAGCGATCGCCCCAAACGCTATCAAGATGTGGAGCTGATTTTGGCGGCGGGAATTGATGTGTTTTCCACGCTGAATATTCAGCATTTAGAAAGCCTCAATGATCTCGTGACTCAAATTACCGGTGTGGTGATTCGAGAGCGCGTGCCCGATCGAATTCTTGAGGAAGCGAATGAGGTGGTGGTGATTGATGTCACCCCTGAAACCTTAGAAGAACGCCTACAGGATGGGAAGGTTTATGCCCTGGATAAAATTCCCCAAGCGTTGACCAATTTCTTTCAACGTCGCCACCTGATTGCTCTGCGAGAACTGGCCTTGCGGGAAGTGGCCGACAATGTTGAAGAACAGGCGATTGACCAAGATCCCAGCACTCCATTTTGTAACATTCACGAGCGCGTATTGGTCTGTGTTTCGACCTATGAAGGATCGATGCGCCTATTACGACGGGCAGCGCGTTTGGCGAGCTATATGAATGCGCCCTTGTATGGCTTATTTGTTTGTCCGCCCGATCGGTTTTTAAGCAAAAGCGAAGCGCTCCAAATTGAGGGCTGTCAGCGACTTTGTGAGGAGTTTGGGGGGGAGTTTTTACAAGTTCAAGCCTCCAACATTCCCCAGGCGATCGCCAAAGTGGCCCGAGATTATCGAATTACACAAATTGTGCTGGGCGAAACCCGTCGATCGCGGTGGCAATTATTGCTGCGCGGCTCTTTAACCTACCGATTGATGAATCTCCTAACGGAGCAGTCAGTGGATTTGCACATCATGAGTCATGACAGCCGCGCCCCACGCTCTCAGAATTCTGCTGAGTCTTGA
- a CDS encoding HlyD family secretion protein: MQLESQPDTQRSNAGRSGTAQRSPSSAPAADSDSGSAPPASPSALQELNQWEQRSRRLFWPLFGVAATAILGAAGWGLWQLRKPADPAVDPLAKLTVPVTSANLTVKIDASGTIRPIQTVNLSPKTSGRLLELYVEQGDAVQKGQVIARMDDAELRAQLARAQAGLARAQARLAEAQTGNRPEEIAEAEARVNRSRADVVSAQARLDLARERLERNRSLAEAGVIERDRLDGFEQEARSAKADVDRAKAALVESQKGRDRIRNGSRIEDIAAARADVAEARAQMALIQTQLNDTVVRAPFAGFISQKYAEPGSFVTPTTSASSGSGATSTSIAALASGLEVLARVPEVDIGQIKLGQTVEITADAYPDRVFRGRVKLVAPEAIRERDVTSFEVRVAILSGQEVLRSGMNVDLVFVGDRLPQAVVVPTVAVVTDRGRTGVLVPNATQKPEFRAVVLGPTLGNQVQVLQGIKPGDRVFTDLPPGQTLDSILNNKAKPGNGRSANP; encoded by the coding sequence GTGCAACTTGAGTCTCAGCCTGATACCCAGCGATCGAATGCGGGTCGATCGGGCACGGCCCAGCGATCTCCATCAAGTGCCCCGGCTGCTGATTCGGACTCTGGATCTGCCCCCCCAGCCTCACCCTCGGCACTCCAGGAGCTGAACCAATGGGAGCAGCGATCGCGCCGTTTGTTTTGGCCTTTGTTTGGGGTGGCAGCTACGGCCATCTTGGGGGCCGCCGGTTGGGGTCTGTGGCAATTGCGCAAGCCAGCGGATCCGGCGGTTGATCCCTTGGCCAAGCTGACCGTTCCGGTCACCTCCGCTAATTTGACGGTCAAGATTGATGCAAGCGGCACTATCCGCCCGATCCAAACCGTGAACCTGAGTCCCAAAACCTCCGGGCGACTGCTGGAGTTGTATGTGGAGCAGGGAGATGCGGTGCAAAAGGGCCAAGTGATTGCCCGGATGGATGATGCGGAACTGCGGGCGCAACTGGCGCGGGCCCAGGCCGGCTTGGCGCGGGCCCAGGCAAGGCTGGCGGAGGCCCAAACCGGCAACCGACCGGAAGAAATTGCCGAGGCGGAAGCTCGCGTTAATCGATCGCGCGCGGATGTGGTGAGTGCCCAGGCGCGGCTGGATTTGGCGCGGGAACGGCTGGAACGCAACCGATCGCTGGCGGAAGCGGGAGTGATTGAGCGTGATCGCCTGGATGGGTTTGAGCAAGAGGCCCGCAGCGCCAAGGCGGATGTCGATCGAGCCAAGGCGGCGTTGGTGGAATCCCAAAAGGGGCGCGATCGAATTCGGAACGGTTCCCGGATTGAGGACATCGCCGCCGCCCGGGCCGATGTGGCCGAGGCCCGCGCCCAAATGGCCCTGATCCAAACGCAATTGAATGACACCGTGGTGCGTGCGCCCTTTGCCGGATTCATTTCCCAAAAGTATGCGGAACCCGGCTCCTTCGTGACTCCCACCACGTCCGCTTCCTCCGGCAGTGGAGCAACTTCCACCTCGATCGCGGCTCTGGCCAGCGGGTTGGAGGTGTTGGCGCGGGTTCCGGAAGTGGACATTGGGCAAATCAAGTTGGGGCAAACGGTGGAAATTACGGCCGATGCCTATCCCGATCGGGTCTTTCGGGGACGGGTGAAGCTGGTGGCTCCGGAAGCGATTCGGGAGCGCGATGTCACCTCCTTTGAAGTGCGCGTGGCGATTCTGTCAGGGCAGGAGGTGTTGCGATCGGGCATGAATGTGGATTTGGTCTTTGTGGGCGATCGCCTGCCCCAAGCCGTGGTTGTGCCGACGGTGGCCGTGGTGACCGATCGCGGGCGCACGGGCGTTTTAGTCCCCAATGCCACCCAAAAGCCGGAGTTTCGCGCGGTGGTTTTGGGCCCCACCTTGGGTAATCAGGTGCAGGTGCTCCAAGGCATTAAACCGGGCGATCGGGTCTTCACGGATTTGCCACCGGGGCAGACCCTCGACAGCATCTTGAACAACAAGGCGAAACCCGGCAATGGGCGATCGGCTAATCCCTAG